A section of the Paenibacillus odorifer genome encodes:
- a CDS encoding fumarate hydratase, with the protein MQHFEDSIYNLIVETSTNLPGDVRRAVAKGRALEDRATRSGLALTTIAQNIGMAEQQVSPICQDTGMPTFIIHTPVGINQIEMKKDIHNAIVRATKNGKLRPNSVDSLTGENSGDNLGAGTPVIHFEQWEEDKIDVRLILKGGGCENKNIQYSLPAELEGLGKAGRDLDGIRKCILHAVYQAQGQGCSAGFIGVGIGGDRTTGYELAKKQLFRKVEDVNPIEDLSKLEDYIMENANKLGIGTMGFGGEVSLLGCKIGVMNRLPASFFVSVAYNCWAFRRQGVLVDPSTGNIEDWLYESGTGISVDDEGAHESEAVIAEGANSPTSESREVRLTTPVSEEDIRSLRVGDVVILSGEMHTGRDALHKYLMDHESPVDLEGAVIYHCGPVMMKDEEGWHVKAAGPTTSIREEPYQGDIIKKFGIRAVIGKGGMGPKTLKALQEHGGVYLNAIGGAAQYYAECIKKVNAVDFMEFGIPEAMWHLDVEGFAAIVTMDAHGNSLHADVEKDSAAKLTQFKEPVFK; encoded by the coding sequence ATGCAGCATTTTGAAGACAGTATTTATAACCTTATCGTAGAAACTTCCACGAATTTGCCGGGAGATGTACGCCGGGCAGTTGCAAAAGGTCGCGCGCTGGAAGACAGGGCTACCCGGTCCGGTCTTGCTTTAACCACGATTGCGCAAAATATCGGAATGGCTGAGCAGCAAGTGTCTCCGATCTGTCAGGATACGGGAATGCCTACATTTATCATTCACACCCCTGTGGGAATCAATCAGATTGAGATGAAAAAAGATATTCATAATGCCATTGTACGAGCGACCAAGAATGGTAAACTTCGTCCCAATTCTGTAGATTCATTAACAGGTGAGAATAGCGGAGATAACTTGGGTGCAGGCACACCAGTCATTCATTTCGAACAATGGGAAGAGGATAAAATAGACGTTAGACTTATTCTGAAGGGTGGAGGCTGCGAGAATAAAAATATTCAATACAGTCTCCCGGCAGAATTAGAAGGACTCGGCAAAGCGGGTCGGGATCTGGACGGAATCCGTAAATGTATTTTACACGCGGTATATCAGGCGCAGGGACAAGGCTGTAGTGCCGGTTTTATTGGCGTGGGTATCGGCGGTGACCGTACGACTGGCTACGAGCTGGCTAAGAAGCAGTTGTTCCGCAAAGTGGAGGATGTTAATCCGATAGAAGACCTTAGCAAGCTGGAAGACTATATTATGGAGAATGCTAACAAGCTTGGAATTGGCACGATGGGTTTTGGTGGTGAGGTATCGCTGCTGGGCTGTAAGATTGGCGTTATGAATCGTCTGCCAGCTAGCTTTTTCGTATCCGTTGCTTATAACTGTTGGGCCTTCCGCCGCCAAGGGGTGCTGGTTGATCCATCAACTGGCAATATAGAGGATTGGTTATATGAGAGCGGCACAGGGATATCTGTAGATGATGAAGGAGCACATGAATCTGAAGCGGTAATTGCTGAGGGAGCTAACAGCCCAACCTCTGAGTCGCGGGAAGTACGTCTTACAACGCCGGTAAGTGAAGAGGATATCCGTAGTCTGCGTGTTGGAGACGTGGTTATTTTATCCGGTGAAATGCATACAGGCCGTGATGCTCTGCACAAATATTTAATGGATCATGAGTCTCCGGTAGATCTGGAAGGGGCTGTGATTTATCATTGCGGTCCTGTGATGATGAAAGATGAGGAAGGCTGGCATGTAAAAGCTGCGGGCCCAACTACGAGCATTCGTGAAGAGCCTTATCAAGGCGATATCATCAAAAAATTTGGAATCCGTGCAGTCATCGGAAAAGGTGGTATGGGTCCAAAAACGTTAAAAGCCTTACAGGAGCACGGCGGGGTATACCTCAATGCGATTGGTGGAGCCGCCCAGTATTATGCAGAGTGCATCAAGAAGGTCAACGCTGTTGATTTTATGGAATTTGGTATTCCTGAGGCAATGTGGCATCTCGATGTGGAGGGTTTTGCAGCGATTGTGACGATGGATGCTCACGGCAACAGTCTGCATGCGGATGTGGAAAAAGATTCTGCAGCTAAATTGACTCAATTCAAGGAGCCAGTGTTTAAATAA
- the yfbR gene encoding 5'-deoxynucleotidase: MSYHFSAYLYRLQYIQRWSLMRSTAPENVAEHSFHVALLTHMLCSIGNVHFGRSLNAERAATIALFHDASEVFTGDIATPVKYNNPRLLTSFREMEKVAADRLTGMIPSELKSIYTQLIRPEDSPPDSEDILLHSYVKAADRLDAYLKCVWEVAAGNREFAAAKEQTAAKLRGLGLQEVDYFLAHMAPSFEMSLDELSAGN, encoded by the coding sequence TTGAGCTACCATTTTTCTGCCTATCTATATCGTCTTCAGTATATTCAGCGCTGGAGCTTGATGCGCAGCACCGCACCGGAGAACGTCGCTGAGCATTCTTTTCATGTTGCATTGCTCACACATATGCTCTGTTCCATCGGTAATGTTCATTTTGGACGTTCACTAAACGCGGAACGAGCAGCAACCATAGCTCTTTTCCATGATGCCAGCGAAGTATTCACAGGCGACATTGCCACGCCGGTAAAATACAACAATCCTCGCTTGCTCACCAGCTTCCGCGAAATGGAAAAAGTTGCGGCTGATCGCTTAACTGGAATGATTCCATCAGAGCTAAAAAGCATCTACACTCAGCTCATACGACCGGAAGACAGCCCTCCCGATTCGGAGGACATTCTGCTGCACAGCTATGTGAAAGCCGCTGATCGGCTGGATGCTTATTTGAAATGCGTATGGGAGGTTGCTGCAGGCAACCGAGAATTTGCCGCCGCGAAGGAGCAGACAGCAGCAAAACTTCGTGGGCTTGGCCTGCAGGAAGTGGATTATTTTCTGGCTCATATGGCACCGAGCTTCGAAATGTCTCTCGATGAGCTCTCTGCCGGAAACTAA
- the thiH gene encoding 2-iminoacetate synthase ThiH: protein MSFFDTLARLEQYPYEQLWKEFREDDVKRALGKGKLNENDLLALLSPAATPLLEEMAQAAQRLTRAHFGYSMQLFTPMYLADFCVNHCTYCSFSSIYDFPRKKLSLEEVRREAEKIAATGLRHILILTGESRRENPVSYIKDCVDVLREFFSSVSIEINPLSTAEYKELLQAGVDGLTLYQEVYHQETYKKLHVKGPKRNYRNRLDAPERGCQAGFRSVNIGTLLGMYDWRQEAFQSAMHARYLQDRYPDCEISLSPPRFRPYLGEFNPECDVTDRSLVQIILAYRLFLPRSGITLSTREPASLRDHLIHLGITKMSAGVTTEVGGHTNAGGTPQFEISDSRSVQEITEMLYTKGLQPIFKDWDILTESVT, encoded by the coding sequence ATGAGCTTTTTTGACACACTGGCCCGCTTGGAGCAGTATCCTTATGAGCAGCTGTGGAAGGAGTTCCGGGAGGATGACGTTAAGCGGGCGCTTGGAAAAGGCAAGCTGAACGAAAATGATTTGCTGGCATTGCTCTCTCCGGCAGCAACGCCGCTGCTAGAGGAGATGGCGCAAGCTGCACAGCGACTGACCCGTGCACATTTTGGTTATTCAATGCAGCTGTTCACACCGATGTATCTTGCGGATTTTTGTGTGAATCATTGTACCTACTGCAGCTTCAGCTCCATTTATGATTTTCCGCGCAAAAAGCTGTCCTTGGAGGAGGTTCGCAGGGAGGCTGAGAAGATTGCAGCTACAGGTCTGCGGCATATCCTCATTTTGACTGGTGAATCGCGCCGGGAGAATCCTGTCTCATATATTAAGGATTGTGTAGATGTACTCAGGGAATTTTTTTCCTCCGTCAGTATTGAGATAAATCCTCTATCAACTGCAGAATATAAAGAGCTTCTTCAAGCAGGGGTGGATGGACTAACACTATACCAAGAGGTGTACCACCAGGAGACTTACAAAAAGCTGCATGTTAAAGGGCCTAAAAGAAACTACCGAAATCGCCTGGATGCACCTGAACGCGGCTGTCAGGCAGGTTTTCGTTCTGTGAATATTGGTACGTTGCTCGGGATGTACGATTGGCGGCAAGAGGCATTCCAAAGTGCCATGCATGCCCGCTATCTACAGGATCGGTATCCAGATTGCGAGATCAGCCTGTCACCCCCACGGTTTCGGCCTTATTTAGGGGAATTTAACCCAGAGTGCGATGTTACCGATCGATCACTAGTGCAGATTATTTTGGCATACCGGTTATTTTTACCCCGTTCGGGCATTACTTTATCTACAAGAGAGCCTGCCTCTCTACGCGATCATTTAATTCATCTAGGAATAACTAAGATGTCAGCCGGGGTCACTACTGAGGTGGGCGGTCACACTAATGCAGGGGGAACTCCGCAATTCGAAATATCCGATAGCCGCAGTGTGCAGGAGATTACGGAAATGCTATATACGAAGGGTTTGCAGCCGATTTTTAAAGACTGGGATATCCTGACTGAATCAGTAACGTAA
- a CDS encoding thiazole synthase — MHDPLHIGGIELTSRLFIGTGKYSRNTLIPEVIASSGSQVITVALRRVDPQGGAENIMNHIPGHMTLLPNTSGARTAEEAVRIARLARAAGLGNWVKIEVINDQKYLLPDNLETIRATEILAAEGFVVLPYMSPDLSAALRLRDAGAAAVMPLGAPIGTNRGLRTKELVRILIEEVNLPIIVDAGIGKPSEAAEAMEMGAAAVLLNTAIATARNPLVMAEAFREAISAGRKAYLAGLGPVEEVAFASSPLTGFLN; from the coding sequence ATGCATGACCCGTTACATATTGGCGGCATCGAATTAACCAGTAGATTATTTATCGGAACCGGAAAATATAGCCGGAATACGCTGATCCCCGAAGTGATTGCTAGCTCTGGTTCTCAGGTAATTACTGTAGCGCTTCGCCGAGTGGACCCGCAAGGTGGAGCAGAAAATATCATGAACCACATTCCCGGCCATATGACTCTTCTGCCTAATACCTCAGGAGCGCGCACAGCGGAAGAGGCAGTCCGTATTGCGAGATTAGCAAGAGCTGCGGGACTGGGGAACTGGGTCAAGATCGAAGTGATCAATGATCAGAAATACCTGCTTCCAGATAATCTGGAGACCATACGAGCTACAGAGATTTTAGCAGCGGAGGGTTTTGTAGTATTGCCTTATATGAGTCCGGACCTTTCGGCTGCTTTACGTCTGAGAGATGCCGGTGCTGCTGCTGTGATGCCGCTTGGTGCGCCGATCGGGACGAATCGCGGCCTGCGCACCAAGGAGCTTGTGCGTATTCTTATTGAAGAAGTGAATTTGCCGATTATTGTAGATGCCGGAATTGGCAAGCCCTCGGAAGCGGCGGAAGCAATGGAGATGGGGGCCGCTGCTGTTCTGCTTAATACGGCTATCGCAACGGCACGTAATCCGCTCGTCATGGCGGAAGCGTTCCGCGAGGCGATATCCGCTGGCCGCAAAGCTTATTTGGCAGGACTCGGTCCTGTAGAAGAAGTTGCTTTTGCTTCGTCACCGTTGACTGGATTTCTGAACTGA
- a CDS encoding VOC family protein: MAPHYIRNGFLNVTPYFIAEDADQLIDFVVHCFDAKIIDMLRNDEGRIRHAEVRIGDSIIEISEANEKYSPVQLAIHLYVRNVDETYRKCLDAGSSIIEEPLDKSYGERGAGVRDRQGNQWFLATRTE; the protein is encoded by the coding sequence ATGGCACCACATTATATTAGAAATGGTTTTCTTAACGTTACGCCGTATTTTATTGCGGAAGATGCAGACCAATTGATAGATTTTGTTGTGCACTGCTTTGATGCCAAAATTATTGATATGCTGCGAAACGATGAGGGAAGGATTAGGCATGCCGAGGTCAGAATCGGTGATTCCATCATTGAGATTTCTGAAGCGAATGAAAAGTATTCACCGGTACAGCTTGCCATTCATCTTTATGTAAGAAATGTTGATGAGACCTACCGCAAGTGCCTGGATGCCGGGTCCTCTATTATTGAAGAACCACTGGATAAGTCCTATGGAGAAAGAGGAGCAGGGGTTAGAGACCGTCAGGGTAATCAGTGGTTTCTTGCCACCCGTACAGAATAA
- a CDS encoding SDR family oxidoreductase — MSGNNKQATKTLPPQEQHHQPGIESEMTPLPKYEPANYKAAGKLQDKAALITGGDSGIGRAVAVLFAKEGADVVISYLNEHSDAEETKRQVEQEGRKCILIPGDIGDEKFCKDLIKQTVEGLGKLDILINNAAEQHPQAKIEDITSEQLERTFRTNIFAMFYLTKAAMPHLKAGSTIINTTSITAYRGSPQLLDYSSTKGAILSFTRSLSTNLAEKGIRVNGVAPGPIWTPLIPSTFDAKQVSEFGGTQPMKRPGQPEELAPAYVYLASDDSSYVTGQVIHVNGGEVVNG; from the coding sequence ATGTCAGGCAATAATAAACAAGCTACAAAAACCTTACCCCCACAGGAGCAGCATCATCAGCCAGGGATTGAGAGTGAAATGACGCCGCTGCCCAAATACGAGCCGGCAAATTATAAAGCAGCAGGTAAACTGCAAGACAAGGCGGCGTTGATTACCGGTGGAGACAGCGGAATTGGGCGTGCAGTTGCTGTGCTTTTTGCTAAAGAAGGTGCTGATGTGGTCATTTCATATCTTAATGAACACTCAGATGCAGAGGAAACTAAACGTCAGGTCGAGCAGGAAGGCCGCAAATGTATCCTAATTCCAGGTGATATCGGTGACGAGAAATTCTGTAAGGATCTTATTAAACAGACGGTAGAGGGCTTAGGAAAGCTTGATATTCTCATCAATAACGCGGCGGAGCAACATCCGCAAGCTAAGATCGAGGATATTACTTCCGAGCAGCTAGAGCGTACTTTCCGTACGAATATATTTGCGATGTTCTATTTAACAAAAGCAGCTATGCCTCATTTAAAAGCAGGATCTACAATTATAAATACAACTTCAATTACCGCTTATCGCGGAAGCCCGCAGCTGCTGGACTATTCATCAACTAAAGGAGCTATCCTGAGTTTCACACGATCTTTGTCCACGAATCTGGCGGAGAAGGGCATACGGGTAAACGGTGTAGCACCAGGTCCAATCTGGACACCGCTAATTCCCTCTACCTTTGATGCGAAGCAGGTTAGCGAGTTTGGAGGCACGCAGCCTATGAAACGGCCTGGACAACCAGAGGAGCTGGCGCCAGCCTATGTATATCTTGCCTCTGACGATTCCAGTTATGTGACTGGACAGGTTATTCATGTAAATGGTGGCGAGGTAGTAAACGGTTAG
- a CDS encoding GDSL-type esterase/lipase family protein codes for MASLTLTHGITEAALIKDGVEGQPPIQIANAYKLNFTNQVKTGYQSVRYDPNRGAQLYDSSLGYGFVQETNALPAREVHTDSITSDGTGFFITESYFFAEPKSEKDNYNNYGMAFRMDASPGTYNVYVKTTSDAEDGIVSVSGMQTSRLLKSGHWDAAKLVPVKHTAVAKGKEWTYTYVNGRDHIDIEIEPNKVNTAVGIEEIILEPILPQHRAAGALPNLFILGDSTVKSYTFDEAPMSGWGQIIGSMFNQHKVSVTNYSMGGRSFKNAYTEGRLNDILLSGSIGDYVFIQFGHNDESADEFRRYGRGSTEAMYENYLKEVYLPAIQARGMIPVLVTPMSRIKGNASPGYIYENSFKSRKFVDILKRVADESGVTLIDLNSESLKYYNEIGVEAITALFMSIEAGETPGKTNDGSYANGHPSKKIDGTHFKEALAKQFSRMIVTELVEKGATGDSTAASITAYLKGNVKHAALTGNWDKVFPEITNDTTTGEAAYYRNQIEKLIQLGVMGKDRQGNFKPDTEMTVAEFTRSISKLMKVERSDLAYYPKGKLSRETMGAILYDVYQVKFANKPKYMTDYNGTAVVPGDPGYDFNLDPGARGAMYYPLVSWQQLVDTADISPFLISKVKSAYELGLIRSEVGIARGQMVNGTELEPKAIVTREKAAKALYFMWVLEHEVNAENHVSSLK; via the coding sequence ATGGCTTCATTGACTCTTACTCACGGTATAACAGAGGCAGCCCTTATTAAAGATGGGGTAGAGGGGCAACCTCCAATCCAAATTGCAAACGCATACAAGCTCAATTTTACAAACCAAGTTAAAACAGGGTATCAATCCGTTAGGTATGATCCTAATCGCGGTGCGCAATTGTATGACTCATCATTAGGTTATGGTTTTGTCCAAGAGACCAACGCTTTACCCGCTAGAGAAGTGCATACCGATTCAATTACATCCGATGGAACAGGTTTTTTCATCACAGAATCTTATTTTTTTGCTGAACCTAAATCTGAAAAGGATAATTATAATAACTACGGCATGGCGTTTCGAATGGATGCTTCCCCTGGAACCTACAACGTATATGTAAAAACGACTTCTGACGCAGAGGATGGGATCGTGTCAGTATCAGGAATGCAGACCAGCCGCTTGTTGAAAAGTGGACATTGGGACGCGGCAAAGCTTGTACCCGTCAAGCATACGGCTGTAGCCAAAGGGAAAGAGTGGACTTATACGTATGTAAACGGCCGTGACCATATAGATATTGAGATTGAACCGAACAAAGTGAACACAGCTGTGGGGATTGAGGAGATCATACTGGAACCGATTTTGCCACAGCATAGAGCAGCTGGAGCTCTTCCGAATTTATTTATACTTGGAGATTCCACGGTCAAGTCCTACACCTTCGACGAAGCGCCAATGAGTGGTTGGGGCCAGATTATTGGCAGTATGTTTAATCAACATAAAGTGAGTGTAACTAACTATTCCATGGGAGGACGCTCGTTTAAAAATGCCTATACAGAAGGTCGACTTAACGACATTTTACTGAGTGGCAGCATTGGGGATTATGTGTTTATTCAATTCGGACACAATGATGAGAGTGCAGATGAGTTCAGACGTTACGGCAGAGGTTCGACTGAGGCAATGTATGAAAACTACCTTAAAGAAGTTTATCTCCCTGCGATCCAAGCCCGGGGCATGATACCGGTACTGGTAACGCCAATGTCCAGAATTAAAGGGAATGCAAGTCCGGGATATATCTATGAGAATTCTTTTAAATCAAGAAAGTTTGTAGATATTCTTAAACGGGTTGCAGATGAATCTGGAGTTACACTTATTGACCTTAACTCGGAAAGTCTGAAATATTATAACGAGATCGGAGTAGAAGCGATAACAGCCCTCTTCATGTCAATTGAAGCCGGAGAAACGCCAGGCAAAACAAATGACGGAAGTTACGCTAACGGGCATCCTTCAAAGAAAATCGATGGGACTCATTTTAAAGAAGCGCTCGCCAAACAATTTTCGCGGATGATTGTTACGGAGCTTGTAGAGAAAGGTGCTACTGGCGATTCTACTGCTGCCTCCATTACTGCTTATCTTAAAGGGAACGTTAAGCATGCGGCACTAACAGGCAACTGGGATAAGGTTTTTCCGGAAATAACTAATGATACGACGACCGGGGAAGCTGCTTATTACCGCAATCAAATTGAAAAATTAATCCAGCTGGGAGTAATGGGCAAAGACCGTCAAGGGAATTTTAAGCCAGATACGGAGATGACAGTTGCTGAATTCACACGCAGTATTTCTAAGTTAATGAAAGTGGAAAGATCAGATCTTGCCTATTATCCGAAAGGTAAGCTGTCACGTGAAACGATGGGTGCTATTCTCTATGATGTTTACCAAGTAAAGTTTGCTAATAAACCTAAGTACATGACTGATTATAACGGCACAGCAGTAGTGCCAGGAGATCCTGGTTATGATTTCAATCTGGATCCAGGAGCTAGAGGAGCGATGTACTATCCACTTGTATCCTGGCAGCAGCTGGTTGATACGGCGGACATTTCTCCCTTTTTAATTTCAAAAGTGAAAAGTGCTTATGAATTAGGGCTTATTAGATCTGAAGTGGGGATTGCTAGAGGTCAAATGGTCAATGGGACAGAACTAGAACCTAAAGCCATAGTGACCCGGGAGAAAGCAGCTAAGGCTCTTTATTTTATGTGGGTACTGGAACATGAAGTGAATGCAGAAAATCATGTTTCTTCTTTGAAATAG
- the pnpS gene encoding two-component system histidine kinase PnpS — protein MKPFRARLTFILMALIGISMIGTGFTMAHLFKSSHITALEENMSREISLLSGTLEFVDMNSSNAIPYYTEQAEHISKLLDSRITFITKSGKVIGDSEKNPLEMDNHSNREEEIGAAKEGTGRAIRYSETLKHEMLYVAGKVTSDQGFDGYIRVSMGLDAVTQGLKHAWMIMAAGLIILFLSATIVSYKVASSMTSPLEQITRVARRITDLDYDARVHLKRKDEVGQLATAINAMADSLQDQLKTIRDNEDLLQSVLDNMTGGIIMINAEEEIALLNRASERMLDVSNSEMAGHSYKELKRHYELTRLLEEGVLSREPIHEERSIYNPRERIVRMDAVPMIQDGTYRGMLFLLQEVTEIRRLERMRSEFVANVSHELKTPVAAVKGFAETLLGGGVKDEKTARSFLQIIYDENERLNRLIGDILELSKIESKRVQLDCSPVHIIEFFDSVLGTISKVAEKKNISLNVEVPEELFIEADEDKLRQIFMNLFSNAINYTHEGGNVKVYVKSLLKPDGSENVQFTVSDTGMGIPKKDLPRIFERFYRVDKARSRSSGGTGLGLSIVKHLVDMHHGVISVESDLGIGSSFVIELPLLQEEKTD, from the coding sequence ATGAAACCGTTTCGCGCTCGTCTTACGTTTATACTTATGGCCTTAATCGGTATTTCCATGATTGGTACTGGATTTACGATGGCTCATCTGTTTAAGAGCTCCCATATAACTGCTCTGGAAGAGAATATGTCCCGGGAAATAAGTTTGCTCTCAGGCACACTGGAATTTGTAGATATGAATTCTTCAAATGCGATCCCGTATTACACTGAACAGGCGGAGCATATTTCTAAACTTTTAGATTCTCGGATAACGTTTATTACAAAGTCGGGTAAAGTAATTGGCGATTCTGAGAAAAACCCCTTGGAAATGGACAACCACTCCAATCGTGAAGAAGAGATAGGGGCTGCGAAAGAGGGAACTGGACGGGCAATCCGTTACAGCGAAACTCTAAAGCATGAGATGTTATATGTGGCTGGAAAGGTAACTTCTGATCAAGGATTTGACGGCTATATTCGGGTCTCAATGGGACTTGATGCTGTTACTCAAGGTCTTAAGCATGCTTGGATGATCATGGCTGCAGGTCTTATTATCTTGTTCTTGTCAGCAACTATTGTGAGCTATAAAGTAGCTTCAAGCATGACTTCCCCGTTGGAGCAAATCACAAGAGTCGCCCGGCGGATTACCGATCTGGATTATGATGCCAGAGTTCATTTGAAGCGTAAAGATGAAGTTGGACAGCTGGCTACAGCGATTAATGCGATGGCAGACAGTCTTCAAGACCAGCTCAAGACGATTCGTGATAATGAGGATCTGCTGCAAAGCGTGCTGGATAATATGACTGGCGGCATCATAATGATCAATGCGGAAGAAGAGATTGCGCTGCTCAATCGGGCTTCAGAGCGAATGCTTGATGTCAGCAACAGTGAAATGGCGGGTCATTCGTACAAAGAGTTAAAACGGCATTATGAGCTAACCCGTCTGCTTGAAGAAGGGGTATTAAGCCGGGAGCCGATTCATGAAGAGCGAAGTATTTATAACCCAAGAGAGCGAATTGTACGGATGGACGCGGTTCCGATGATCCAGGATGGTACGTACAGAGGTATGCTTTTCCTATTGCAAGAGGTTACGGAAATTCGCCGTTTGGAGCGGATGCGCAGTGAATTTGTCGCTAACGTATCGCATGAACTAAAGACTCCGGTTGCAGCGGTCAAAGGGTTTGCCGAGACCTTACTGGGAGGCGGAGTTAAAGATGAGAAGACGGCGAGATCCTTCCTGCAAATTATATATGATGAGAATGAGCGTTTAAATCGCTTGATTGGAGATATTCTGGAATTATCTAAAATCGAATCTAAACGGGTGCAGCTCGATTGCTCACCGGTTCATATCATTGAATTCTTTGATTCCGTGCTGGGAACCATCAGTAAAGTCGCTGAGAAGAAAAACATTAGTCTTAATGTAGAGGTTCCTGAGGAGCTGTTCATTGAGGCGGATGAGGATAAGCTGCGTCAAATCTTTATGAATCTTTTCTCTAATGCGATTAATTACACACATGAAGGCGGAAACGTAAAGGTCTACGTTAAGAGTCTACTGAAACCAGACGGCTCCGAAAATGTTCAATTTACTGTTAGCGATACGGGTATGGGGATTCCTAAAAAAGATCTGCCGCGTATTTTTGAACGTTTTTACCGTGTGGATAAGGCAAGATCCAGAAGCTCCGGTGGAACGGGATTGGGGCTGTCTATTGTGAAGCATTTGGTAGATATGCACCATGGAGTGATTTCAGTTGAAAGTGATCTGGGAATCGGCAGTTCCTTTGTGATTGAATTGCCTTTGCTGCAGGAAGAAAAGACCGATTAG
- a CDS encoding response regulator transcription factor, which produces MAQRLLVIEDEPTLARLLSYNLTQEGYEVTVEDHGTAGYDRATREPFDLIVLDLMLPGMNGIDILDKLRGQGIRTPIIVLTAKNAEEDVVRGLKSGADDYITKPFGVSELLARVSAVLRRISGLAEEAPQETPISASTIILGQLEIYPERYEVSLGGHSINLRPKEFEVLLYLARKPGVVLTRDDLMNAVWGFDYIGGQRTVDVHVSSLRKKLELDPESVHIDSIRGVGYKLVVNKKRAPVI; this is translated from the coding sequence ATGGCTCAACGATTGCTTGTCATTGAAGACGAACCGACACTAGCCCGGCTGCTGTCCTATAACTTAACGCAGGAAGGTTACGAGGTGACGGTAGAGGATCATGGAACGGCAGGATATGATCGTGCGACGAGGGAACCTTTTGACTTGATCGTATTGGATCTGATGCTGCCAGGAATGAATGGCATTGACATCCTTGATAAATTGCGTGGACAAGGTATCCGCACACCTATTATCGTATTGACTGCTAAAAATGCTGAAGAAGATGTGGTTAGAGGGCTGAAATCCGGTGCTGATGATTATATAACCAAACCTTTTGGAGTATCCGAATTGCTTGCAAGAGTGAGCGCTGTATTACGGCGGATTTCCGGCCTTGCTGAGGAGGCTCCACAAGAGACACCTATATCTGCTTCAACGATCATTCTGGGACAACTAGAAATCTATCCTGAGCGGTATGAAGTTTCCTTAGGAGGACATAGCATCAACCTTCGACCTAAAGAGTTCGAGGTATTGTTATATTTGGCCCGTAAACCCGGGGTAGTGCTGACAAGAGATGATCTTATGAACGCTGTTTGGGGCTTTGATTATATTGGTGGACAGCGTACAGTTGATGTGCATGTAAGTTCACTCCGTAAAAAGCTTGAGCTAGATCCAGAATCCGTTCATATCGATTCCATTCGAGGTGTAGGTTATAAATTAGTTGTTAACAAAAAGAGAGCTCCGGTCATTTAG
- the thiS gene encoding sulfur carrier protein ThiS: MKLLINGKSAECSGGIQTIADLISLPEWSGRLMIIELNGEIVSKENYESTALSEDDRLELVHFVGGG; the protein is encoded by the coding sequence ATGAAGCTGTTGATTAACGGGAAATCCGCAGAGTGTTCTGGTGGTATTCAAACTATAGCTGATTTGATCAGTCTTCCTGAGTGGTCGGGTCGTCTGATGATCATTGAGCTGAATGGTGAAATTGTCAGTAAGGAGAATTATGAAAGTACTGCTCTGAGCGAGGATGATCGTTTGGAACTGGTGCACTTTGTTGGTGGGGGTTGA
- a CDS encoding thiamine phosphate synthase: protein MVQAEIHLISDGKQQLRQFVELAVTVQTWVDYIHLREKQCPARELLSAAQELLAAGIPATKLIINDRIDVALAAGAAGVQLAGHSLSPVTARRIAPQLWLGRSVHSPEEAANASEQGADYCLFGHVFPSASKLGLPARGLELLAETVKTSSIPVIAIGGIGPANAAQIIRQGAAGVAVMSGICGADDPYEAAKAIHKAVHS from the coding sequence GTGGTACAAGCTGAGATCCATCTAATATCAGACGGCAAGCAGCAGTTGAGACAATTTGTTGAACTGGCTGTCACGGTGCAGACATGGGTCGATTATATTCACTTAAGAGAGAAGCAATGTCCAGCACGCGAACTGCTCTCTGCGGCACAGGAGCTGTTGGCTGCCGGTATACCCGCTACCAAACTGATAATCAATGACCGGATCGATGTAGCATTGGCAGCTGGTGCCGCGGGTGTTCAGTTGGCTGGGCACAGTCTGAGCCCGGTTACAGCCCGGCGAATTGCACCTCAGCTTTGGCTGGGGAGATCGGTTCATTCTCCGGAAGAAGCGGCGAATGCTTCAGAGCAGGGAGCTGATTATTGCTTGTTTGGCCATGTATTTCCCTCGGCGAGCAAGCTAGGGCTGCCCGCACGTGGGTTAGAGCTGCTTGCAGAAACGGTGAAGACTAGCTCTATTCCTGTAATTGCGATTGGCGGAATTGGTCCCGCTAATGCGGCGCAGATCATTAGGCAAGGTGCGGCAGGAGTTGCTGTGATGTCCGGTATTTGCGGAGCGGATGATCCTTATGAGGCCGCCAAAGCTATTCATAAGGCGGTTCATTCATAG